A genomic region of Runella rosea contains the following coding sequences:
- a CDS encoding glycoside hydrolase family 127 protein has product MKSLFSSALIIIFGVYGVSAQRQISPVNFSKVTVKDFFWKPRIEKVHSATLPVCMTYTEDSTARIRNFENAALRSGKHKGIYFDDSDVYKVIEGIAYTLKTTPDKALESKTDAWIDKIAAAQLPDGYLNTYYTLVGLEKRWTDMEKHEDYCLGHLIEGAVAYFDATGKRKLLDVSIRFANHFDSTFRLQNKPWVTGHQELELALVKLYHTTNNDRYLKLADWLIEQRGKGHGRGQIWTDKHFDGARYCQDDVPVREMTDIKGHAVRAMYLYTGMADVAAETGDRGYTQALERVWADVVERNMYITGGIGSSTKNEGFTVDYDLPNESAYCETCASVGMVFWNQRMNLYSGESKYVDVLERSLYNGALAGVQLTGNLFFYVNPLASFGLHHRRPWYGTACCPSNVSRLMPSVGGYIYNTSENTLWVNLYVGSETEVVLGQHKVKFAQKTNYPWSGEVEIKAIPDSSKANFALKLRIPAWCDKYIIEINGKAVSGLTADKGYVTVARTWAKNDVLKLRMEMPVKVIAADPRVKANQGKRAIQRGPLVYCVEEQDNRHLDYDQILLSKKTQFSTTFEPALLGGVTTIKAQNGNDNFTLIPYYSWDNRQAGRMKVWVDWKEK; this is encoded by the coding sequence ATGAAATCACTTTTTTCTTCAGCACTGATTATCATTTTTGGGGTTTACGGTGTCTCGGCCCAACGCCAGATTTCGCCCGTAAACTTTTCCAAAGTCACGGTCAAAGACTTCTTTTGGAAACCCCGCATTGAAAAAGTCCATTCGGCTACGTTGCCTGTTTGTATGACCTATACCGAAGATTCAACGGCTCGAATCCGGAATTTTGAGAATGCCGCCCTCCGGAGCGGGAAGCACAAAGGCATTTATTTTGATGACTCTGATGTGTATAAAGTCATTGAAGGGATTGCCTACACGCTCAAAACTACGCCGGATAAAGCCTTAGAGTCCAAAACTGACGCGTGGATTGATAAAATTGCGGCGGCTCAACTTCCTGATGGTTACCTGAATACATATTATACATTGGTAGGCCTTGAAAAACGCTGGACCGACATGGAAAAGCACGAAGATTATTGCTTGGGCCACTTGATTGAGGGGGCAGTAGCCTACTTTGATGCCACTGGAAAACGTAAACTGTTGGATGTGTCTATTCGCTTTGCCAATCATTTTGATTCTACGTTTCGTCTCCAAAATAAGCCGTGGGTAACGGGGCATCAGGAATTGGAGTTGGCCTTGGTAAAACTTTATCATACGACCAACAACGACCGCTACCTCAAACTCGCCGACTGGCTTATCGAGCAACGCGGCAAAGGACACGGACGTGGTCAAATCTGGACAGATAAGCATTTTGACGGCGCACGCTATTGTCAAGACGATGTACCAGTGCGTGAAATGACCGACATCAAAGGGCACGCCGTTCGCGCTATGTATCTGTATACGGGCATGGCCGATGTAGCGGCCGAAACGGGCGACCGTGGCTACACCCAAGCCCTCGAACGCGTGTGGGCCGATGTGGTAGAGCGAAATATGTACATCACGGGTGGCATTGGTTCTTCAACCAAAAATGAAGGTTTTACGGTCGATTATGATTTGCCCAACGAATCAGCTTACTGCGAAACCTGCGCCTCGGTCGGAATGGTTTTTTGGAATCAACGTATGAATCTCTATTCGGGAGAATCCAAATACGTGGATGTGCTAGAACGCTCGCTTTACAACGGTGCATTGGCAGGGGTACAACTGACTGGAAATCTGTTTTTTTACGTCAACCCATTGGCTTCGTTTGGGTTGCATCACCGTCGTCCTTGGTACGGTACGGCCTGTTGTCCCAGCAATGTGTCGCGTTTGATGCCTTCGGTGGGTGGTTATATTTACAATACTTCCGAAAATACTTTGTGGGTCAACCTGTATGTCGGCAGCGAGACCGAAGTTGTTTTGGGGCAACATAAAGTTAAGTTCGCCCAAAAAACCAATTATCCTTGGTCGGGAGAAGTGGAAATTAAAGCTATTCCCGATAGTAGCAAAGCTAATTTTGCCCTTAAGCTGCGTATCCCGGCTTGGTGCGACAAATACATCATTGAAATCAACGGAAAAGCTGTATCGGGTTTAACGGCTGATAAAGGTTACGTGACGGTTGCGCGTACTTGGGCAAAAAATGATGTGCTCAAACTTCGTATGGAGATGCCCGTCAAGGTCATTGCCGCCGACCCCCGCGTGAAAGCAAACCAAGGCAAACGCGCCATTCAGCGGGGGCCGTTGGTCTATTGTGTGGAAGAGCAAGACAACCGTCATTTGGATTATGACCAAATTCTGTTGTCGAAAAAAACGCAATTCAGTACCACTTTCGAGCCAGCCTTATTGGGCGGCGTAACTACGATTAAGGCCCAAAACGGCAATGATAATTTTACGCTCATTCCGTATTATTCATGGGATAACCGCCAAGCCGGCCGCATGAAAGTATGGGTTGATTGGAAAGAGAAATAA
- a CDS encoding glycoside hydrolase family 9 protein, which translates to MKNHLSRRHLLYWTLLWLTACGTLWAAPTQTTPYIKIDQFGYLPASRKVAVVADPQTGYNAAESFTPGTGANQYQVRRWSDDAVMLSGTLQVWGGGATHAQSGDRGWSFDFSSITTPGSYYIFDVANNVGSYRFDIGDNVYDEAMKHAVRMFYYQRLNFAKQTPYTDAKWADGASYEGANQDRFATSRFNKGNAATAKDLHGGWMDAGDVNKYTTFAESAVIQLAEAYRINPNAFKDNYAIPESGNGIPDLLDELKYELDFLKRMQDATGTNGFFLKVGVDNYNEVSPPSTDTRPRYYLPECTSATLAGAAMFAVAGQTFKTHPSLLTYGNDLIARSEAAWNRAKITTNNFTTFETSCDDGDIKSGDSDRPGEDQLGSAFVTAVYLYEATGKAEYKTFVESQYTAVKPYNGNWWGPYWMPQQLAFLRYTTLSGASSAVVTNIRNQKAGMNYLFSLNDYNNGTDLYRAYMADAQHHWGSNQVRANSGILNLDFVTFNLNPSSHAQYREVAEQYLHWMNGVNPMNLVMLSNMSVAGAENSVNEIYHTWFTNGTVWDNVQTSAYGPAPGYVTGGPNKSYSGSVANITNQPPQKAYKEWNNGSPENSWEITEPAIYSQAAYIMLLGRVMSTTASTDTQAPTTPTNLTVSNVAATGMTLSWTASTDNVGVTAYEVYQGGNLLNGNVIGTSFNVTGLTCNTAYSFTVKAKDAAGNVSAASNAANATTTACDTQAPNVPTNVVASNVSASSLTLSWTASTDNVAVTAYEVYRGATLVNGNVTATSLNVTGLTCNNAYSFTVKAKDAAGNISSSSSALNVTTAACPTGTVIYDDALAAGWEDWSWSSTRNYANTSPVQTGVNSMRVDFGGWGGLSLRQATALTTNSNTVMKFWVYSTAVNNMLFFVQTDDSSPQPASYAFTTDANQWKEITVNMAQMGNPATIKRINIQNNSANNITTYFDQIRIETGATADTQAPTTPANLSASAITQNSLTLSWTASTDNVGVTAYEVYRGATLVNGNLTATSLNITGLTCNTAYSFTVKAKDAAGNVSSSSNALNVSTSSCADTQAPSVPSGFTATNKTQTGFTLGWTASTDNVGVVAYEVYRGGVLVNGNVTTTSLAITGLTCNTTYSFTVKAKDAAGNVSAASSAFSVKTNACLSPVVYDENLDANWSDWSWNSTLNFANTNPVRVGSKSLRADIASTGGISLRHVNGISTTASTVLRFWVRGTAANNLLVYVQTDDTGAAVGNYTFTTKSNTWSEIVLNMSQLGNPSVIKRITIQNNSASTVTAYLDNIRLTTVNNARLAEEELTEKPNELLVYPNPSEGPITLKYFAPKPEKVQLQLWDMQGRMLQNNEESAESGTNFFNMDVSQQPVGMYLIQLKGPERIQTQKVLIRR; encoded by the coding sequence ATGAAAAATCATCTATCTCGAAGGCATTTGCTTTATTGGACATTGTTGTGGCTGACAGCCTGCGGTACGTTGTGGGCTGCACCGACCCAAACCACTCCTTACATTAAAATTGACCAATTTGGCTACTTGCCCGCTTCCCGAAAAGTGGCGGTAGTTGCTGATCCTCAGACGGGATACAATGCAGCTGAATCGTTTACGCCTGGTACGGGTGCCAATCAATATCAGGTACGCCGCTGGAGTGACGACGCCGTGATGCTCAGCGGAACGCTTCAGGTATGGGGCGGTGGTGCAACGCACGCTCAGTCGGGCGACCGAGGGTGGTCGTTTGACTTTTCGAGTATTACCACGCCAGGTTCTTATTATATTTTTGACGTTGCCAACAATGTAGGTTCTTACCGTTTTGACATTGGCGACAATGTGTACGACGAAGCAATGAAACATGCTGTACGGATGTTTTATTATCAACGGCTTAATTTTGCCAAACAAACTCCTTACACCGATGCCAAATGGGCCGACGGTGCCAGTTATGAAGGGGCTAATCAGGATCGTTTTGCCACGAGCCGATTCAACAAAGGCAATGCTGCTACCGCCAAAGACCTCCACGGAGGTTGGATGGATGCAGGTGATGTCAATAAATATACGACGTTTGCCGAAAGTGCGGTGATTCAACTGGCAGAAGCTTACCGAATAAACCCCAATGCTTTTAAAGATAATTACGCCATTCCTGAGTCAGGCAACGGAATTCCAGACCTATTGGATGAACTTAAGTACGAACTAGACTTTCTGAAAAGAATGCAGGATGCTACGGGCACCAATGGTTTTTTCTTGAAAGTGGGTGTTGATAATTACAATGAAGTCTCTCCCCCCAGCACCGATACCCGCCCGCGCTATTATTTGCCCGAATGTACTTCTGCCACCTTGGCGGGGGCCGCGATGTTTGCCGTGGCTGGGCAAACGTTCAAAACGCACCCATCATTGCTTACGTACGGGAATGACCTCATTGCACGCTCTGAGGCCGCTTGGAACCGTGCTAAAATAACAACCAACAACTTTACAACGTTTGAAACAAGTTGTGACGACGGAGATATAAAATCGGGCGATTCGGACCGCCCTGGTGAGGACCAATTGGGAAGTGCGTTTGTGACGGCGGTATATCTTTACGAGGCCACGGGCAAAGCCGAATACAAAACGTTTGTTGAGTCACAATATACAGCCGTAAAACCTTACAATGGCAACTGGTGGGGACCTTACTGGATGCCTCAGCAATTGGCGTTTTTGCGTTATACGACTCTTTCGGGGGCCTCAAGTGCCGTGGTGACCAATATTCGTAATCAAAAAGCTGGGATGAATTACTTGTTTTCCCTCAATGATTATAACAACGGTACGGACCTTTATCGGGCTTATATGGCTGATGCGCAGCACCATTGGGGGAGCAATCAGGTGCGTGCCAATTCTGGGATTTTAAATCTTGATTTTGTCACGTTTAACCTCAATCCGTCGAGCCATGCCCAATACCGCGAGGTAGCGGAACAGTACTTGCACTGGATGAATGGCGTCAATCCGATGAATTTGGTGATGCTTTCCAACATGTCGGTGGCGGGTGCGGAAAACAGCGTGAATGAGATTTACCACACATGGTTTACCAACGGAACTGTTTGGGATAATGTACAAACATCGGCTTATGGCCCCGCTCCAGGGTACGTTACGGGTGGGCCTAACAAAAGCTACAGCGGAAGCGTGGCTAATATTACCAACCAACCGCCCCAAAAAGCGTATAAAGAGTGGAACAATGGTTCGCCCGAAAATTCTTGGGAAATCACGGAGCCAGCCATTTACAGTCAGGCCGCCTATATTATGTTGCTGGGGCGGGTGATGAGTACAACGGCATCTACTGACACCCAAGCGCCGACGACCCCAACCAACCTTACAGTTTCTAATGTAGCCGCCACTGGTATGACTTTATCGTGGACTGCTTCCACGGATAATGTAGGGGTAACCGCCTACGAAGTGTATCAGGGAGGTAATCTGCTCAACGGGAATGTGATAGGTACAAGCTTCAACGTAACGGGTTTAACCTGCAATACGGCCTATTCGTTTACGGTAAAAGCCAAAGATGCCGCCGGTAACGTTTCGGCGGCAAGCAATGCCGCGAACGCAACCACTACGGCTTGCGACACCCAAGCGCCAAACGTGCCTACAAACGTTGTAGCTTCCAATGTTTCGGCATCAAGTTTGACGCTTTCGTGGACGGCTTCGACCGACAACGTGGCCGTAACCGCGTATGAGGTATATCGGGGAGCAACGTTGGTAAATGGCAATGTCACCGCAACTTCTTTGAATGTTACTGGTTTAACCTGTAATAACGCTTATTCATTTACGGTAAAAGCCAAGGATGCGGCGGGAAATATATCATCAAGCAGTAGTGCGCTAAACGTTACAACGGCGGCCTGCCCTACGGGGACTGTCATTTACGACGACGCCCTTGCCGCCGGCTGGGAAGACTGGTCGTGGAGTTCAACCCGCAACTATGCCAACACCTCTCCCGTACAAACTGGCGTCAATTCCATGCGGGTCGATTTTGGGGGTTGGGGTGGTTTATCGTTGCGACAGGCCACGGCCCTGACGACCAATTCCAACACGGTTATGAAGTTTTGGGTGTACAGCACTGCCGTGAATAACATGCTTTTCTTCGTCCAAACGGATGATTCGTCGCCGCAGCCTGCCTCTTATGCTTTCACGACCGATGCTAATCAGTGGAAAGAGATAACGGTCAACATGGCGCAAATGGGAAATCCAGCCACGATTAAACGTATCAATATTCAGAACAATTCGGCCAATAACATCACGACTTATTTCGACCAAATTAGGATAGAAACTGGGGCGACTGCCGATACACAGGCACCCACAACACCTGCTAATCTTTCGGCCTCGGCCATTACCCAAAATAGTCTGACGCTTTCGTGGACGGCTTCGACCGACAATGTGGGCGTAACGGCCTATGAAGTGTATCGGGGAGCAACGTTGGTAAATGGCAATCTCACCGCGACTTCTTTAAATATTACTGGTTTGACCTGTAATACTGCCTACTCCTTTACGGTAAAAGCCAAAGATGCCGCTGGAAATGTATCGTCGAGCAGCAATGCGCTGAATGTTAGTACCTCTTCCTGCGCTGATACACAGGCTCCGAGCGTCCCCTCTGGGTTTACGGCTACCAATAAAACCCAAACAGGGTTTACGCTCGGTTGGACGGCTTCGACCGACAATGTGGGCGTGGTGGCTTACGAAGTATATAGAGGAGGCGTATTAGTGAATGGTAACGTTACAACCACCTCATTGGCAATTACGGGTTTAACCTGTAATACAACCTACAGCTTTACCGTGAAGGCAAAAGATGCAGCGGGCAATGTATCGGCGGCAAGCAGCGCGTTTAGTGTAAAAACGAATGCCTGTTTGAGTCCAGTGGTCTATGACGAAAACCTCGATGCAAATTGGAGTGACTGGTCATGGAACAGTACGCTTAACTTTGCCAACACCAATCCAGTGCGAGTGGGTAGCAAATCGCTCCGCGCTGATATTGCCTCCACGGGTGGGATATCTTTGCGTCACGTTAATGGCATCAGTACTACCGCTTCGACCGTTTTGCGTTTTTGGGTACGGGGTACGGCCGCAAACAATCTATTGGTTTATGTACAAACAGATGACACAGGCGCGGCTGTCGGAAATTACACATTTACCACAAAATCCAATACATGGTCGGAAATCGTATTGAATATGAGCCAATTGGGTAACCCCTCCGTTATTAAACGGATTACGATTCAGAACAATTCGGCCAGTACCGTGACAGCCTATTTGGATAATATTCGCTTGACAACCGTTAACAATGCCCGTTTAGCTGAAGAGGAATTGACTGAAAAACCAAACGAACTGTTGGTGTATCCTAATCCTTCTGAAGGACCGATTACGCTCAAGTATTTTGCGCCAAAGCCCGAAAAGGTTCAGCTGCAATTATGGGATATGCAGGGCAGGATGTTGCAAAACAATGAAGAAAGTGCAGAATCAGGAACCAACTTTTTCAACATGGATGTGTCTCAACAGCCAGTGGGTATGTATTTGATTCAATTGAAAGGACCCGAAAGAATCCAAACCCAAAAGGTGCTGATTCGGCGGTAA
- a CDS encoding OPT family oligopeptide transporter, protein MEIKDFKPYVSNEQNMAEFTVKSVVVGILFGVLFGAATVYLSLKAGLSVSASIPIAVLAISLGRKYLGTTILENNIIQTTGSAGESIASGVVFTLPGFLFLSTTEEGKSIGADFFNYWTILTLAILGGILGTLMMIPLRRSLIVQEHGTLPYPEGTACGSVLIAGEKGGDLAKTAYQGLGLAMLYAFFQKILHVIAEVPRIASEQASKIFPSAVVSGEITPEYLGVGYIIGFRISAVLVGGGLLAWLGLIPLLATLVPGDTIAEQLIKLGYLKDLATSGGPGGWNPATHSFNDTAAAIYRAYIRQIGAGAVAAGGFMALLKSIPTIISSFQQSLASMKAGNEGARVRTEQDLSFKVVIFGCLALVILMVILPQIPGDGLLTKLLIAVLVVVFGFFFVTVASRIVGIIGSSSSPVSGMTIATIMATSLVFIGFGLTGKLYEPAVLVIGGMICIAAANAGNTSQDLKTGYLVGATPKYQQIALFIGVIVSSLVIGATVKLLDTPTPDLVAQGIPHAIGTDKFPAPQGTLMATLIKGLLSFNLDWQFVLVGVFTAITIEIMGVNALSFAVGLYLPLSTTLPIFAGGCVKAFVNWNAKRKGIEEEDPDLGKGNLFSTGLVAGGALAGVVVALLSVNDSIFNALAKINLEPVLASVIGEGGYQLLGAVMFAAMGTVLYRVAMKR, encoded by the coding sequence ATGGAAATCAAAGACTTCAAACCCTACGTGTCTAACGAGCAAAATATGGCCGAGTTTACCGTAAAGTCGGTCGTAGTGGGTATTCTTTTCGGTGTTTTATTTGGTGCCGCAACCGTTTATTTGTCGCTGAAAGCTGGGCTTTCGGTATCGGCTTCCATCCCCATTGCGGTCTTGGCGATTTCGCTTGGGCGCAAGTATTTGGGTACCACCATTCTGGAAAATAACATTATTCAAACCACGGGTTCGGCGGGCGAATCCATTGCATCGGGCGTGGTATTTACCTTACCTGGTTTTCTTTTTTTATCCACGACAGAAGAAGGAAAAAGCATCGGAGCTGATTTTTTCAATTATTGGACAATTTTAACGTTGGCCATTTTGGGTGGGATTTTGGGAACATTGATGATGATTCCGTTGCGGCGGTCGTTGATTGTACAAGAACATGGCACCCTTCCATACCCCGAAGGAACCGCCTGCGGGTCGGTGCTGATTGCGGGCGAAAAAGGCGGCGATTTGGCCAAAACGGCCTATCAGGGCTTGGGTCTTGCCATGCTGTATGCGTTTTTTCAGAAAATCCTGCACGTAATTGCCGAAGTGCCCCGAATTGCCTCGGAGCAAGCCAGTAAAATCTTTCCATCAGCTGTGGTCAGTGGTGAAATTACCCCTGAATATTTGGGTGTTGGGTATATCATCGGTTTTCGGATTTCGGCGGTGTTGGTCGGCGGAGGTTTGTTGGCTTGGCTGGGATTGATTCCGCTTTTGGCAACGCTCGTTCCAGGTGATACCATTGCCGAGCAATTAATCAAACTTGGTTATCTCAAAGACCTCGCTACGTCGGGTGGGCCTGGTGGGTGGAATCCCGCAACGCATAGCTTTAATGATACGGCTGCGGCCATTTATCGCGCATATATTCGCCAAATTGGCGCGGGAGCCGTGGCCGCGGGCGGTTTTATGGCGCTGCTGAAAAGTATTCCCACGATTATTTCTTCGTTTCAGCAAAGCTTGGCTTCGATGAAAGCTGGTAACGAAGGCGCTCGTGTGCGTACGGAGCAAGATTTGTCGTTTAAAGTAGTGATTTTCGGATGCTTGGCGTTGGTAATATTGATGGTCATTTTACCTCAAATCCCCGGCGATGGTTTATTAACAAAGCTGTTGATTGCCGTACTGGTGGTGGTATTTGGTTTTTTCTTCGTGACGGTAGCGAGTCGAATTGTTGGTATTATCGGTTCAAGTTCATCGCCAGTTTCGGGCATGACCATTGCGACAATCATGGCCACGTCGTTGGTATTCATTGGGTTTGGGTTAACGGGTAAATTGTACGAGCCAGCGGTGTTGGTGATTGGCGGGATGATTTGTATTGCCGCTGCCAACGCAGGAAATACGTCGCAGGACTTGAAAACAGGGTATTTGGTCGGTGCTACGCCCAAATATCAGCAGATAGCGCTGTTTATCGGGGTCATTGTTTCGTCTTTGGTGATTGGGGCAACAGTCAAGTTGCTCGATACACCCACGCCCGATTTGGTGGCGCAGGGCATTCCGCACGCCATCGGAACCGATAAATTTCCCGCTCCGCAGGGTACGCTCATGGCAACGCTTATCAAAGGATTATTGTCGTTTAATTTGGATTGGCAGTTTGTACTGGTGGGTGTTTTTACGGCTATTACCATCGAAATAATGGGTGTCAATGCCCTTTCGTTTGCGGTAGGGTTGTACTTACCTCTTTCGACGACCTTGCCCATTTTTGCAGGCGGTTGCGTAAAAGCCTTTGTAAATTGGAATGCCAAACGTAAAGGTATCGAAGAAGAAGACCCCGATTTGGGAAAAGGGAATCTCTTTTCAACTGGCTTAGTGGCTGGTGGCGCTTTGGCGGGCGTGGTTGTAGCTTTACTTTCGGTCAATGATTCTATTTTCAATGCCCTAGCTAAAATAAATCTTGAACCCGTTCTGGCATCCGTCATCGGAGAAGGCGGTTATCAACTCTTGGGTGCGGTCATGTTTGCGGCGATGGGAACGGTACTGTATCGGGTGGCGATGAAGCGATAG
- a CDS encoding dihydrodipicolinate synthase family protein codes for MQNSLPQGFIPVMLTPFKENGEIDFEGLTKLTEFYLEAGAAGLFANCLSSEMYELSEDERIAITKHVVDVANGRVPVVATGTFGGPIAEQAEFAKKIYGTGIQAVIVITSLIATADESDAIFMERMHELLQLTPGVSYGLYECPVPYKRLVSAENLGELAATGRVIYHKDTSLDIENVKAKIAATEGQVFGVYDAYMEHAVASLKAGSAGLSCIQGNFFPELIVWLCNNFNEPTQQDKVERVQQLLIDTMPVIHYAYPTVAKYYLQKRGFPISLYTRRKVEVLTEVEKANADELLEMVNALSQEIEVASLTFA; via the coding sequence ATGCAAAATTCCCTTCCACAAGGTTTTATTCCTGTTATGTTGACTCCGTTTAAAGAAAACGGCGAGATTGATTTTGAGGGATTAACCAAACTTACTGAATTTTATTTAGAAGCGGGCGCGGCTGGCTTATTTGCCAATTGCCTTTCGTCTGAGATGTATGAGCTGAGCGAAGATGAGCGTATTGCCATCACCAAGCACGTGGTGGATGTGGCAAACGGGCGCGTTCCTGTCGTGGCAACGGGTACATTTGGTGGCCCAATTGCGGAGCAGGCCGAATTTGCCAAAAAGATTTATGGTACGGGTATTCAGGCGGTGATTGTGATTACAAGTTTAATTGCCACTGCCGACGAGTCAGATGCGATTTTTATGGAGCGGATGCATGAGTTGCTTCAATTAACGCCGGGTGTTTCGTATGGTTTATATGAATGTCCAGTGCCTTATAAAAGGCTCGTTAGTGCCGAGAATTTGGGAGAATTGGCGGCCACTGGACGGGTGATTTACCACAAAGATACGTCACTTGATATTGAAAACGTAAAAGCCAAAATAGCCGCCACCGAAGGACAGGTATTCGGCGTTTATGATGCTTACATGGAGCACGCAGTGGCTTCGTTGAAAGCAGGCTCGGCTGGATTGTCGTGTATTCAGGGAAATTTCTTTCCTGAATTGATTGTGTGGTTATGCAATAATTTCAATGAACCAACGCAGCAGGACAAAGTTGAACGCGTACAACAGCTGTTGATTGATACCATGCCCGTAATTCATTATGCGTATCCAACCGTTGCTAAGTATTACCTCCAAAAACGCGGCTTCCCGATTTCATTGTACACCCGTCGTAAAGTGGAAGTACTGACTGAAGTAGAAAAAGCCAATGCCGATGAATTATTGGAAATGGTGAATGCATTAAGCCAAGAGATTGAAGTGGCTTCGTTGACGTTTGCCTAA
- a CDS encoding fumarylacetoacetate hydrolase family protein — MKLYRTKQGFYAEFQEEYYQLSCPDWDTLINRDDLHSYVLTQIAGLTPVLDFESKDLLPPAVSQEVWASGVTYYRSKVARMEESKGACGGMFYDKVYEAERPELFFKALGYKVVGSGGTVNIRPDSIRNVPEPEWTLYATTSGKIVGYTVGNDMSSKCIECENPLYISQAKIYDGSAALGPCLYVPAEPMVPNAVISIEVKRSERIVFQGITTLDQLKRTPDELIGWLYRSSTFRTGAFLMTGTGLVPSSDFTVEVGDTVAISIDKIGQLTNVVGLAKV; from the coding sequence ATGAAACTTTATCGAACCAAGCAAGGCTTTTATGCTGAATTTCAGGAAGAGTATTACCAACTTTCCTGCCCCGATTGGGATACGCTGATTAACAGGGATGATCTGCACTCGTATGTTTTGACTCAAATAGCAGGTTTAACCCCAGTGTTGGACTTTGAATCAAAAGACCTTTTACCTCCTGCTGTAAGCCAGGAAGTATGGGCCTCTGGCGTAACCTATTACCGTAGCAAAGTAGCCCGCATGGAGGAGTCAAAAGGTGCGTGTGGAGGTATGTTTTACGATAAGGTATACGAAGCCGAGCGCCCCGAGCTTTTTTTTAAAGCATTGGGGTACAAAGTAGTTGGTTCGGGAGGAACCGTTAACATTCGGCCCGATTCTATACGGAATGTTCCCGAACCAGAATGGACGTTGTACGCCACTACTTCTGGCAAAATCGTGGGTTATACCGTCGGCAATGACATGAGTTCTAAGTGTATTGAATGCGAAAATCCGCTCTATATATCGCAGGCCAAAATATACGATGGCTCTGCCGCTTTGGGGCCTTGCCTGTATGTACCAGCCGAACCTATGGTGCCAAATGCGGTCATCAGCATTGAAGTAAAGCGTAGCGAAAGGATTGTTTTTCAGGGAATAACAACGCTCGATCAACTCAAACGAACGCCTGACGAACTCATTGGTTGGTTGTATCGGTCGAGTACGTTTAGAACTGGGGCATTCCTGATGACAGGCACGGGCTTAGTGCCTTCAAGTGATTTTACGGTTGAGGTGGGCGATACGGTTGCGATCTCAATTGATAAAATCGGACAATTGACCAATGTAGTCGGGCTGGCAAAAGTCTAA